The bacterium nucleotide sequence AGGGAGGGTAACAGATAATATTTTCACCGAGAGATTGTGGAGGACATTAAAATACGAGGAGGTGTACCTTAAAGATTATCAGAATGTTTGGGAAGCAAGACAAGGTATCAGCGACTATATGAGCTTTTATAACCAGGAAAGACCACATCAGTCTATTGGTAATAAGACACCCGCAGAGGTATATTTTGGTAGAAACAACTAAAATAATGACTCAAAACTGTAACTTAAAAAACGCTATTTTTTGTCTTGACAAATGGGTCCACTTTACTCTCGTGGCTTAGTGGCTTTGTGGCTGAATAGTTACAGAAAATTTAAGTTAAATTAATCTCTGGCCGATATATTCATTAGGTAGATAGGCTGAAGGCTGAAGGCTGAAGTCCAATCATCTGCTCTCCGCATTTATTCCTAAAAGCCTTCAGCCTTCAGTCTTCAGCCTTCAGTCTTCAGCCTTCAGCCTTTAGTCTATCTACCTGAGTAGTTACGAAAATATATTGGCCACGGAAGGCTCAAGATAGGTCGCATCTTGGGGAGGGATTTTGATGAAAAGGCTTTATTCGATTCTCTGTTTAGCTATTTTATTTGGAGTGTATTCTAATCAAGCCCTGAATGCCGATTCATGGGTTAGTAATGGGCCTTACGGCGGGGTCATCACCTCTATTGCGGTCGATCCACAAGACAGTCAGACCATTTATGTGACCACTTTCGGTGGGGGGGTATTTAAAACCATTAACGGAGGCGTGTCCTGGGACCCTGTAAATGAAGGTCTTGCCTCGCTCGATATTCGCTGCCTTTTTATCACGCCGGATAATTCAGGACATCTCTATTTAGCCTCGGCGGAGGGGATATATCATAGTCTTGACGGAGGAGCAAACTGGCAAAAGAAAGACAGAGGGCTGGGCACGCCTGATGTGCGGTTTATCGCTTTAGCCCGGACAAATCCTGAATTGCTCTATGCGGCCGGTTATAATGGGGTTTACAAGAGCGAAGATAGCGGAAATAACTGGAGCTTGTCTCTGAATACCCCTGATGTGCGTTCGATAGCCATAGATCCCAGAAATCCAGAGATTGTTTACGCGGCTACCTGGGGTGGAATCTACAAGACTATCAGCGGTGGAACAAAATGGGATAAACTGAACGGGGAATTGAGTAGGGACAAGGTCTGGTCAGTAACCATAGACCCGCTTGACAGTAAGACGGTGTATATTGGTCTTGATAAGGGAGGCATCTACAAAACCAGTGATGGCGGCGAAAATTGGACGTCCCAGAACCTGGGGCTAACCGATAATGACATCCGCTGTCTGGTGATCGATATCACGGCTGGGGTCGAGTATGTAGGGACCTTTGGCGGAGGAGTCTACAAAAGACAGCGGGGTAAAGAGACCTGGCAGCCGATAAACACAGGCCTATCCAATACTAAGGTTCGATCCCTGTCCCTGGATTCTGATTTTATCTATGTGGGAACCAACGGTGGAGGGATATTTAAAAGCAATAACGGAGGGCTTTCCTGGGAAGAAATAAACAAAGGGATAACCAATACCTACGTTCAGGCTTTAACGGCCGGAGATGGCGGTATTCTCTATGCCGGTATCGATTTCGGGGGTGGGGTTTATAAAAGCAGTGATGGGGGAAAAAGCTGGGAGGCCAGAAGTGAAGGAATTATGAACAATACCCTCGAGGACCTCCTGGCGGTCCCTGATAATACTGAGGTAGTCTATGCCGGAACTTACAGCCAGGGGGCATTTAGAACATTAAATGGAGGAGGAGAATGGAGCCAGATCAACGAGGGTCTTTTAGACCTTTCAGTCTGGTCGCTGGCCGCCTCTTCAACTACCCTGTATGCCGGAACCGGTGGAAAGGGGGTCTTTGCCAGCACTAATGGGGGAAACAACTGGAATCCGGCCAACCAGGGTATGGACGGAGCCGGTATCCATGCCCTGGCCGTAGACCCTGGAGATGAAAAGATAATCTATGCTGGAGGCTTCAGCGGGGTATTCAGAAGCGATGACGGAGGAGCCACCTGGACCGGAAAGAACACCGGCCTGAGCAATACTGATGTCCGGGCCTTAGACATAACCTCTGATGGAATCCTTTACTTGGGCACTTACGGCGGAGGGGTCTTCCAGAGTTCTGACAGGGGTGAAACATGGAAAGAGATAAATACCGGCCTCTCCAAACGCTCTATCCTCTCTTTAGCCATTGATCAGGATAATGAGCGGACGATTTACGCCGGCACCTATGAAGGCGGTGTTTTTCGCAGTCAGGATGGGGGAATTGCCTGGACTCAATTGACTCAAGACGGCCTTGTCTCTCCATCCATTATGTCCTTAGTGGTATCAGGCGGCCGGGTATTTGCCGGCACCCGGGGCGGCGGCGTAGTGGAATATGTGGAAACACCGGCCGACAGCACCCCCCCTGGAGCCATTATCGACTTAACGGCCGCTGATCCGACCTTGCATACCATTACCCTGGCCTGGACTGCCCCGGGGGATGATGACCGAGTAGGGCAGGCCGCAGCCTATGACCTCCGGTATTCTACCTCACGGGCAGCCATTGAAACCTGGACTGAAGCCACTCAGGTTGAAGACGAGCCAACACCCAGGGTCTCCGGAGCGGCTGAGGTTTTTGTCGTGGCCGGGCTTGATCCTGAGACAACTTATTACTTCGCCATCAAGACCCTAGATGAGGCAGAAAATGTCTCTCTCCGCTCAAACATCGCTTCTGAAACAACCCTGAGGTTAGCCGATACCACTTCCCCCTGCCGGATTACCGATCTGATCGCCGGCAATCCCACCACTCACAGTGTCACCCTCTCCTGGACTGCCCCCGGTGATGACTGCCAGGAGGGCCAGGCCAGTTGCTACGATATCCGTTACTCCACTTCTCTAATTAACGAAGATAATTGGGCAGCCGCCATCCAGGTCGAAGATAATCCCCGGCCGGCACTGCCGGGATCAAAAGAGGCCTTTGGGGTAGAGGGGCTTGATCCCCGAACCCTTTACTATTTCGCCCTCAAGGCCTGCGATGAGGAAGGCAATCTATCTCCCCTGTCTAATGTCGTCTCTGAAACAACCCTGGGAGCAAACCGTCCCCCCCAGGTAACCCTCACCTATCCTGTTGGTGGGGAGATACTCCGCGGAGTAGCTGAGATTTGCTGGCAGGCGACTGATCCTGATGGGGATGATCTCTCCATTGATCTCTTTGTCAAGCGGTATTCTGATTTAAGCTGGATGGGGCTGGCTTTGGGAAAAGCTAATAATGGTGAGTGTTATCCGTGGGATACAACCAGTTTTAAAGACGGAGAGGATTACCTGATCAAGGTGGCCGCCAATGACGGCCAACTGAGTGGGGAAGATCATACGCAAACCACCTTTGCTATTTCAAACCAACCGCCCATTATTGGCCCGGCGGCGGATT carries:
- a CDS encoding integrase core domain-containing protein, which codes for EVNFCITALEKAFAIGMPEIFNSDQGSQFTSLDFVSKLEQNNIRVSMDGKGRVTDNIFTERLWRTLKYEEVYLKDYQNVWEARQGISDYMSFYNQERPHQSIGNKTPAEVYFGRNN